The following coding sequences lie in one Arachis ipaensis cultivar K30076 chromosome B05, Araip1.1, whole genome shotgun sequence genomic window:
- the LOC107641147 gene encoding pentatricopeptide repeat-containing protein At1g12620-like, whose protein sequence is MLSSSTSTIIFRYSLLQIPNFVSFPSSSSSFSSLHSHSTRQVDQAVDSFTRMLSMRRTPPIIQFNKILGSLSKTNHFHAAVSLFQQLQARGIAPSIVTLSIVINCCCGMGCMKLAFSVLANIFRMDYQPNTVTLTTILKGLCLCGSVEKAVRFHDRLLAHGFHFNQVTYGTFNGLCKSGHTSAAIQVLRKIPQYGIAPDVVMYSSIIDSLCKDTLKHYSNITPDVHTYSILIDGLCKEGKIKDAKNVLAVMTKHGVKPDVVTYNCLMDGYCLVNQVNKAKYVFNTMAESRPFPNVRSYNIMINGFCKSKMIDDALNLFEEMRRKNLVHDTVTYNTLVDGLGKSRRILCALELLEKMHDRGQPADIVTYNSLLDALFNIKQHDKAQKRK, encoded by the exons ATGTTGTCATCCTCAACCTCAACGATCATTTTTAGGTATTCTCTTCTCCAAATCCCTAATTTTGTTTCCTTcccttcctcttcatcttcattCTCATCCCTTCACTCTCATTCTACTCGTCAAGTTGATCAAGCTGTTGATTCCTTCACTCGCATGCTCTCTATGCGTCGTACTCCTCCCATCATCCAATTTAACAAGATTTTGGGATCCCTTTCCAAGACGAACCATTTCCACGCCGCCGTTTCCCTTTTTCAGCAATTGCAAGCCAGAGGAATCGCGCCCAGCATAGTTACTTTGAGCATTGTAATTAATTGTTGTTGCGGCATGGGTTGTATGAAGCTTGCTTTCTCTGTATTGGccaatattttcagaatggattATCAACCTAATACGGTAACATTGACAACAATCCTGAAAGGTCTCTGTCTCTGTGGTAGTGTTGAAAAAGCAGTGCGCTTTCATGACAGACTGCTGGCTCATGGATTTCACTTTAATCAAGTCACTTATGGGACCTTCAATGGTCTCTGTAAGTCCGGACACACATCAGCTGCTATTCAAGTGTTGAGAAAGATCCCACAGTATGGCATTGCTCCTGATGTCGTCATGTACAGCTCAATTATTGATAGCTTGTGCAAGGATACACTT AAACATTACTCCAACATTACTCCAGATGTTCATACCTATAGTATTTTGATCGATGGGCTATGCAAGGAAGGAAAGATCAAAGATGCTAAGAATGTGTTGGCTGTGATGACAAAACATGGTGTGAAACCAGATGTGGTTACTTATAACTGCTTAATGGACGGATATTGTTTGGTTAATCAGGTAAATAAGGCAAAATATGTATTCAACACAATGGCCGAGAGTAGACCGTTTCCTAATGTTCGGAGTTACAATATCATGATTAATGGCTTTTGTAAGAGTAAAATGATCGATGACGCCTTGAATCTCTTCGAAGAGATGCGTCGCAAGAACTTGGTTCATGACACGGTAACTTACAATACACTAGTTGATGGCTTGGGAAAATCAAGGAGAATCCTTTGTGCCTTGGAGCTTCTTGAAAAGATGCATGATCGAGGTCAACCTGCTGATATAGTCACTTACAATTCTTTGCTGGATGCTTTGTTCAATATCAAACAACATGACAAGGcacaaaaaagaaaatga
- the LOC107644197 gene encoding putative pentatricopeptide repeat-containing protein At1g12700, mitochondrial isoform X2 yields the protein MLSLFSSSAIKLRYAFQFPNSVSHSALRLCFPSTSSLHSPSHSQPQSLDEAVDSFTRMLSMRRPPSIFQFTKILGSLAKTNHFPTAISLFQQLQARGIAPNLFTLNILINCCCGMGRMTLAFSVLAKIFRMGFQPNAVTLTTILKGLCLSGNVEKALHFHATMLAHGFQFNQVTYGTLINGLCKTGHTSAAIQVLRKIPQYGIVPDVVMYSAIIDSLCKVALVSDAFHLYSEMLAKGISPNVITYNTLIYGLCLAGQLKEAVLLLNDMILINITPDVYTYNTLIDGLCKEGKIKDAKNVLGLMTKHGVKPNVVTYNSLMDGHCLVNEVNKAKFVFNTMAQSRVSLNVRSYSIMINGLCKSKMVDEALNLFEEMRRKYLVPNTVTYNTLIDGLGKSGRILCAFELLEKMHDRGQLANIVTYSSLLDALFNIKQHDKALMLFNQMKESGIDPDIYTYSILLDGLCKSGRLQNAKEIFQDLFIKGYRPNVRTYTIMINGLCKEGLLHEALALMTKMEDNGCLPDAVTYETIIRALFGNVIHEA from the exons ATGTTGTCATTGTTCTCTTCCTCAGCAATCAAATTAAGGTATGCTTTTCAATTCCCAAATTCTGTTTCCCACTCCGCTCTCCGTCTTTGCTTCCCTTCAACTTCATCCCTACACTCTCCCTCTCACTCTCAGCCCCAATCACTTGATGAAGCTGTTGATTCCTTCACTCGCATGCTCTCTATGCGTCGCCCTCCGTCCATCTTCCAATTCACCAAGATTTTGGGATCTCTTGCCAAGACCAACCATTTTCCCACCGCCATTTCCCTTTTTCAGCAATTGCAAGCCAGGGGAATTgctcccaacttatttactttgaATATCTTAATCAATTGTTGCTGTGGCATGGGTCGTATGACGCTTGCTTTCTCTGTATTGGCCAAGATTTTTAGGATGGGTTTTCAACCTAATGCCGTAACGTTGACAACAATCCTGAAAGGCCTCTGTCTTTCTGGTAATGTTGAAAAAGCACTGCACTTTCATGCCACAATGCTGGCTCATGGATTTCAGTTTAATCAAGTCACTTATGGGACCTTGATTAATGGACTCTGTAAGACCGGACACACATCTGCTGCTATTCAAGTTTTGAGAAAGATCCCACAGTATGGAATTGTTCCTGATGTCGTAATGTACAGCGCAATTATTGATAGCCTCTGCAAGGTTGCGCTTGTAAGTGATGCTTTTCATTTATATTCTGAAATGCTTGCTAAGGGAATTTCTCCCAATGTTATCACTTACAACACTCTAATTTATGGATTGTGCCTTGCGGGTCAACTCAAGGAAGCCGTTCTTTTGCTAAATGATATGATTCTCATAAACATTACTCCTGATGTTTATACTTATAATACTTTGATCGATGGGCTATGCAAGGAAGGAAAGATCAAAGATGCTAAGAATGTGTTGGGCTTGATGACAAAACATGGTGTGAAACCAAATGTGGTCACTTATAACAGCTTAATGGATGGGCATTGTCTGGTTAATGAGGTAAATAAGGCAAAATTTGTATTCAACACTATGGCCCAAAGCAGAGTGTCACTTAATGTTCGAAGTTACAGTATCATGATTAATGGCTTGTGCAAAAGTAAAATGGTCGATGAAGCCTTGAATCTCTTTGAAGAAATGCGTCGTAAGTACTTGGTTCCAAACACGGTAACTTACAACACTCTAATTGATGGCTTGGGAAAATCAGGGAGAATCCTTTGTGCCTTTGAGCTTCTTGAAAAGATGCATGATCGAGGTCAACTTGCTAATATAGTCACTTACAGTTCTTTGCTGGATGCTTTGTTCAATATCAAACAACATGACAAGGCACTTATGTTATTCAATCAAATGAAAGAGAGTGGCATTGATCCAGATATATATACATACAGCATACTTCTAGATGGCCTGTGCAAAAGTGGAAGACTTCAAAATgcaaaagagatatttcaagatCTTTTCATTAAAGGCTATCGTCCAAATGTGCGGACATACACCATTATGATCAATGGGCTTTGCAAAGAGGGTCTGCTTCACGAAGCATTGGCACTCATGACAAAAATGGAAGACAATGGTTGCTTACCAGATGCTGTGACTTATGAAACAATCATTCGTGCTCTTTTTGGAAACG TTATACATGAGGCATAA
- the LOC107644197 gene encoding putative pentatricopeptide repeat-containing protein At1g12700, mitochondrial isoform X1 has product MLSLFSSSAIKLRYAFQFPNSVSHSALRLCFPSTSSLHSPSHSQPQSLDEAVDSFTRMLSMRRPPSIFQFTKILGSLAKTNHFPTAISLFQQLQARGIAPNLFTLNILINCCCGMGRMTLAFSVLAKIFRMGFQPNAVTLTTILKGLCLSGNVEKALHFHATMLAHGFQFNQVTYGTLINGLCKTGHTSAAIQVLRKIPQYGIVPDVVMYSAIIDSLCKVALVSDAFHLYSEMLAKGISPNVITYNTLIYGLCLAGQLKEAVLLLNDMILINITPDVYTYNTLIDGLCKEGKIKDAKNVLGLMTKHGVKPNVVTYNSLMDGHCLVNEVNKAKFVFNTMAQSRVSLNVRSYSIMINGLCKSKMVDEALNLFEEMRRKYLVPNTVTYNTLIDGLGKSGRILCAFELLEKMHDRGQLANIVTYSSLLDALFNIKQHDKALMLFNQMKESGIDPDIYTYSILLDGLCKSGRLQNAKEIFQDLFIKGYRPNVRTYTIMINGLCKEGLLHEALALMTKMEDNGCLPDAVTYETIIRALFGNGENDKAEKLLREMISRGLLQG; this is encoded by the coding sequence ATGTTGTCATTGTTCTCTTCCTCAGCAATCAAATTAAGGTATGCTTTTCAATTCCCAAATTCTGTTTCCCACTCCGCTCTCCGTCTTTGCTTCCCTTCAACTTCATCCCTACACTCTCCCTCTCACTCTCAGCCCCAATCACTTGATGAAGCTGTTGATTCCTTCACTCGCATGCTCTCTATGCGTCGCCCTCCGTCCATCTTCCAATTCACCAAGATTTTGGGATCTCTTGCCAAGACCAACCATTTTCCCACCGCCATTTCCCTTTTTCAGCAATTGCAAGCCAGGGGAATTgctcccaacttatttactttgaATATCTTAATCAATTGTTGCTGTGGCATGGGTCGTATGACGCTTGCTTTCTCTGTATTGGCCAAGATTTTTAGGATGGGTTTTCAACCTAATGCCGTAACGTTGACAACAATCCTGAAAGGCCTCTGTCTTTCTGGTAATGTTGAAAAAGCACTGCACTTTCATGCCACAATGCTGGCTCATGGATTTCAGTTTAATCAAGTCACTTATGGGACCTTGATTAATGGACTCTGTAAGACCGGACACACATCTGCTGCTATTCAAGTTTTGAGAAAGATCCCACAGTATGGAATTGTTCCTGATGTCGTAATGTACAGCGCAATTATTGATAGCCTCTGCAAGGTTGCGCTTGTAAGTGATGCTTTTCATTTATATTCTGAAATGCTTGCTAAGGGAATTTCTCCCAATGTTATCACTTACAACACTCTAATTTATGGATTGTGCCTTGCGGGTCAACTCAAGGAAGCCGTTCTTTTGCTAAATGATATGATTCTCATAAACATTACTCCTGATGTTTATACTTATAATACTTTGATCGATGGGCTATGCAAGGAAGGAAAGATCAAAGATGCTAAGAATGTGTTGGGCTTGATGACAAAACATGGTGTGAAACCAAATGTGGTCACTTATAACAGCTTAATGGATGGGCATTGTCTGGTTAATGAGGTAAATAAGGCAAAATTTGTATTCAACACTATGGCCCAAAGCAGAGTGTCACTTAATGTTCGAAGTTACAGTATCATGATTAATGGCTTGTGCAAAAGTAAAATGGTCGATGAAGCCTTGAATCTCTTTGAAGAAATGCGTCGTAAGTACTTGGTTCCAAACACGGTAACTTACAACACTCTAATTGATGGCTTGGGAAAATCAGGGAGAATCCTTTGTGCCTTTGAGCTTCTTGAAAAGATGCATGATCGAGGTCAACTTGCTAATATAGTCACTTACAGTTCTTTGCTGGATGCTTTGTTCAATATCAAACAACATGACAAGGCACTTATGTTATTCAATCAAATGAAAGAGAGTGGCATTGATCCAGATATATATACATACAGCATACTTCTAGATGGCCTGTGCAAAAGTGGAAGACTTCAAAATgcaaaagagatatttcaagatCTTTTCATTAAAGGCTATCGTCCAAATGTGCGGACATACACCATTATGATCAATGGGCTTTGCAAAGAGGGTCTGCTTCACGAAGCATTGGCACTCATGACAAAAATGGAAGACAATGGTTGCTTACCAGATGCTGTGACTTATGAAACAATCATTCGTGCTCTTTTTGGAAACGGTGAAAATGATAAAGCGGAGAAACTTCTTCGTGAAATGATATCTAGAGGCCTATTGCAAGGATAA